In the Pseudolabrys taiwanensis genome, one interval contains:
- a CDS encoding ABC transporter substrate-binding protein: MSRAIPFASFVSRLAAVAVRAAFPSLLAAFAVTAAAPSAQAADLVPFKVVLNFQADGALNGFYHALAKGYYRDAGLDVTLDHSNGSADAIARAAGGLYDVAVGDIATLTEFTLKNPDTAPRAVFLLYNRSPQAVISLKKSGIAKPADLAGRVLGVGAADAPSRMFPAFANLAGVDVSKIERRQIAPRVRESMLMGGQVDAVTGFDSTVFFNLKNNGVKFDEVNFIYYGDYGLDVYGNAILASRAALRDKADLVRKFVAASARGWREAIADPQGTIMAMRKFNEVAPLENETERLAWVGRRLIAPPATKEQGIGYYDKARLALNLKQISQAFGLDKVLTVEDIYDDRFLPPREERLVK, translated from the coding sequence GTGTCACGCGCCATCCCCTTCGCATCTTTTGTCTCACGCCTCGCCGCCGTCGCCGTGCGCGCGGCGTTTCCGTCTCTCCTGGCGGCGTTCGCCGTTACAGCGGCCGCGCCATCGGCGCAGGCGGCGGATCTCGTGCCGTTCAAGGTGGTGCTCAATTTCCAAGCAGATGGTGCACTGAACGGCTTCTATCACGCGCTGGCCAAGGGCTATTACCGCGACGCCGGGCTCGACGTGACGCTCGATCATTCGAACGGCTCGGCCGATGCCATCGCGCGCGCGGCCGGCGGCCTCTACGACGTCGCGGTCGGCGACATCGCGACGCTCACCGAATTCACGCTGAAGAATCCGGACACCGCGCCGCGCGCCGTGTTCCTGCTCTACAACCGCTCGCCGCAGGCGGTCATTTCGCTGAAGAAGAGCGGCATCGCCAAGCCCGCCGATCTTGCCGGCCGCGTGCTCGGCGTCGGCGCGGCGGATGCGCCGTCGCGCATGTTCCCGGCTTTCGCCAATCTGGCCGGCGTCGATGTGTCGAAGATCGAACGGCGGCAGATCGCGCCGCGCGTGCGCGAATCCATGCTGATGGGCGGGCAGGTGGATGCCGTCACCGGCTTCGACTCCACCGTGTTCTTCAACCTGAAGAACAACGGCGTGAAATTCGATGAGGTGAACTTCATCTATTACGGCGACTACGGGCTCGACGTGTACGGCAACGCGATTCTGGCGAGCCGTGCGGCGCTGCGCGACAAGGCCGATCTCGTGCGCAAGTTCGTCGCCGCGTCGGCGCGCGGCTGGCGCGAAGCCATCGCCGATCCGCAAGGGACCATCATGGCGATGCGCAAGTTCAACGAAGTCGCGCCGCTCGAAAACGAAACCGAGCGTCTCGCGTGGGTCGGCCGCCGGCTGATCGCGCCGCCGGCCACGAAAGAGCAGGGCATCGGCTATTACGATAAGGCGCGGCTCGCGCTCAATCTCAAGCAGATCTCGCAGGCCTTCGGGCTCGACAAGGTGCTCACCGTCGAGGACATCTACGACGACCGCTTCCTGCCGCCGCGCGAGGAGCGGCTGGTGAAGTAG